In a genomic window of Corvus hawaiiensis isolate bCorHaw1 chromosome Z, bCorHaw1.pri.cur, whole genome shotgun sequence:
- the TRMT10B gene encoding tRNA methyltransferase 10 homolog B isoform X1, with protein MEAAGPAAGMEAAAGEAEAEAEAAVAAEALRLLRIEPSAAGGPSAGRADGAEEPCSRNALRKRRRWQRVLAARRGKRRQERQRRRARRAPADGIGPGPALGSGRVPAALATERLLEARAAGPRLCVDLGVGGSMTEKESGRLASQIRRLYGANRRAARPFWLCLTGFAAGTPIYEQCFRMNDGFAGYLMDTTPQSYLDLFPLDAIVYLTPDSENVLEDIDPDKVYVLGGLVDESIHKQLTLRRAREQSLQTARLPIREYMVKAPNARNYHSETLAINQVFDVLSTYYNTRSWPAALRAGVSSGKGYVLPDTVEQVETAQCTTAAQENALFCGEELQRQEAPA; from the exons ATGGAGGCGGCAGGGCCGGCGGCGGGGatggaggcggcggcgggcgaggcGGAGGCGGAGGCGGAGGCCGCGGTGGCGGCCGAGGCGCTGCGGCTGCTGCGGATCGAGCCTTCGGCCGCGGGCGGTCCcagcgcggggcgggcggaCGGCGCGGAGGAGCCGTGCTCg AGGAACGCGCTGCGGAAGCGGCGGCGCTGGCAGCGGGTTCTCGCCGCCCGGCGCGGGAAGCGGCGGCAGGAGCGGCAGCGCCGCCGGGCACGGCGGGCACCAGCGGACGGAATCGGCCCGGGACCGGCGCTCGGCAGCGGAAGGGTCCCGGCCGCCCTCGCCACGGAGCGGCTGCTGGAGGCGCGGGCGGCGGGCCCGCGGCTCTGCGTGGACCTCGGCGTGGGCGGCAGCATGACCGAGAAG GAGAGTGGCCGCCTCGCCTCCCAGATCCGCAGGCTTTACGGGGCGAACCGCCGCGCCGCTCGGCCCTTCTGGCTGTGCCTGACGGGGTTCGCGGCGGGGACGCCGATTTACGAGCAGTGCTTCCGCATGAACGACGGCTTCGCTGGATACCTG ATGGATACAACTCCACAGAGTTACCTGGACCTGTTTCCTTTGGATGCCATTGTTTATCTCACTCCTGACTCTGAGAACG TCCTTGAAGACATCGATCCGGACAAGGTGTACGTGCTGGGAGGGCTGGTGGATGAGAGCATTCACAAG cagctgacCCTGCGGCGGGCACGGGAGCAGTCCCTGCAGACAGCCCGACTCCCCATCCGCGAGTACATGGTGAAAGCCCCCAATGCCAGGAACTACCACTCCGAGACACTGGCCATCAACCagg TCTTTGATGTCCTGTCCACCTACTACAACACACGGAGCTGGCCGGCAGCCCTGAGGGCTGGAGTTTCCTCTGGAAAAGGCTATGTGCTACCAGATACAGTGGAACAGGTGGAGACAGCCCAGTGCACCACTGCTGCCcaagaaaatgctttattttgtggtgaggagctgcagaggcaggaagCACCAGCGTGA
- the DCAF10 gene encoding DDB1- and CUL4-associated factor 10 isoform X2, with protein sequence MSKGPGPEPGPGPGLDPGPDPEPPRHSDPADPGPGAPGGLFAWLRGRCLGRGAAVDPARDTFGAMTGLYGAIQPADSVSLSTRTHGAVFNLEYSPDGSVLTVACEQTEVLLFDPISSKHIKTLSEAHEDCVNNIRFLDNRLFATCSDDTTIALWDLRKLNTKVCTLHGHTSWVKNIEYDTNTRLLVTSGFDGNVIIWDTNRCTEDGCPHKKFFHTRFLMRMRLTPDCSKMLISTSSGYLLILHDLDLNKSLEVGSYPILRARRTTSSSDITSSGSSGPRAVGSPCHQNNSGPLSEKTLSRPSQREGGSPRNSLEVLTPEVPGERDRGNCITSLQLHPKGWATLLRCSSNTDDQEEGAPVRPVSPRCSLRLTHCIEEANVGRGYIKELCFSPDGRMISSPHGFGIRLLGFDAHCSELVDCLPREASPLREIRSLYSHNDVVLTTKFSPTHCQIASGCLSGRVSLYQPKF encoded by the exons atGAGCAAGGGcccggggccggagccggggccggggccggggctggacCCGGGGCCGGACCCGGAGCCCCCCCGCCACAGCGACCCCGCGGACCCGGGGCCCGGCGCCCCGGGCGGGCTCTTCGCGTGGCTGCGCGGGCGCTGCCtgggccgcggggccgccgtGGACCCGGCGCGGGACACGTTCGGCGCCATGACCGGGCTGTACGGCGCCATCCAGCCCGCGGACTCCGTGTCCCTCAGCACCCGCACCCACGGCGCCGTCTTCAACCTCGAGTACTCGCCCGACGG GTCGGTGCTGACCGTTGCCTGTGAACAGACTGAAGTCCTGCTCTTTGACCCAATATCTTCAAAGCACATCAAGACTCTCTCCGAAGCTCATGAAGACTGTGTAAATAACATCAG gtTCCTGGATAACCGGCTGTTCGCAACGTGCTCTGATGACACGACGATAGCGCTCTGGGACCTGAGGAAGCTGAACACCAAAGTATGTACTCTGCATGGCCACACCAGCTGGGTCAAGAATATTGAGTACGACACCAACACGAGGTTACTGGTGACGTCGGGCTTTGATGGAAACGTCATCATCTGGGATACCAACAG GTGCACAGAGGATGGATGTCCCCACAAGAAGTTTTTTCACACCCGTTTTCTGATGCGAATGAGGCTGACACCAGACTGTTCCAAAATGCTGATCTCCACCTCCTCTGGTTACCTTCTGATTTTGCACGACCTTGACCTAAACAAGTCTTTAGAGGTTGGCAGCTACCCGATTTTAAGAGCCAGGAGGACCACATCGAGCTCAG ACATAACGTCATCAGGCTCCTCTGGCCCTCGAGCTGTGGGCTCACCCTGTCACCAGAACAACTCGGGGCCGCTCTCGGAGAAAACCTTGTCACGGCCCTCCCAGCGAGAAG GGGGATCACCTAGAAATAGCCTTGAGGTGCTAACACCAGAGGTTCCTGGAGAAAGAGATCGCGGAAACTGCATcacatccctgcagctgcacccCAAGGGGTGGGCCACGTTGCTCCGCTGCTCCAGCAACACAGATGACCAGGAG GAAGGAGCCCCGGTGCGCCCCGTCTCTCCGCGCTGCTCCCTGCGCCTGACGCACTGCATCGAGGAGGCCAACGTGGGCCGGGGCTACATCAAGGAGCTCTGCTTCAGCCCCGACGGCCGCATGATCTCGTCCCCGCACGGCTTCGGCATCCGCCTGCTGGGCTTCGACGCGCACTGCAGCGAGCTGGTGGACTGCCTGCCGCGGGAGGCCAGCCCCCTGCGCGAGATCCGCTCTCTCTACTCCCACAACGACGTGGTGCTGACCACCAAGTTCTCACCCACGCACTGTCAGATCGCCTCGGGGTGCCTTAGCGGACGTGTCTCCCTCTACCAGCCAAAGTTCTAG
- the TRMT10B gene encoding tRNA methyltransferase 10 homolog B isoform X2, translating into MEAAGPAAGMEAAAGEAEAEAEAAVAAEALRLLRIEPSAAGGPSAGRADGAEEPCSRNALRKRRRWQRVLAARRGKRRQERQRRRARRAPADGIGPGPALGSGRVPAALATERLLEARAAGPRLCVDLGVGGSMTEKESGRLASQIRRLYGANRRAARPFWLCLTGFAAGTPIYEQCFRMNDGFAGYLMDTTPQSYLDLFPLDAIVYLTPDSENVLEDIDPDKVYVLGGLVDESIHKLTLRRAREQSLQTARLPIREYMVKAPNARNYHSETLAINQVFDVLSTYYNTRSWPAALRAGVSSGKGYVLPDTVEQVETAQCTTAAQENALFCGEELQRQEAPA; encoded by the exons ATGGAGGCGGCAGGGCCGGCGGCGGGGatggaggcggcggcgggcgaggcGGAGGCGGAGGCGGAGGCCGCGGTGGCGGCCGAGGCGCTGCGGCTGCTGCGGATCGAGCCTTCGGCCGCGGGCGGTCCcagcgcggggcgggcggaCGGCGCGGAGGAGCCGTGCTCg AGGAACGCGCTGCGGAAGCGGCGGCGCTGGCAGCGGGTTCTCGCCGCCCGGCGCGGGAAGCGGCGGCAGGAGCGGCAGCGCCGCCGGGCACGGCGGGCACCAGCGGACGGAATCGGCCCGGGACCGGCGCTCGGCAGCGGAAGGGTCCCGGCCGCCCTCGCCACGGAGCGGCTGCTGGAGGCGCGGGCGGCGGGCCCGCGGCTCTGCGTGGACCTCGGCGTGGGCGGCAGCATGACCGAGAAG GAGAGTGGCCGCCTCGCCTCCCAGATCCGCAGGCTTTACGGGGCGAACCGCCGCGCCGCTCGGCCCTTCTGGCTGTGCCTGACGGGGTTCGCGGCGGGGACGCCGATTTACGAGCAGTGCTTCCGCATGAACGACGGCTTCGCTGGATACCTG ATGGATACAACTCCACAGAGTTACCTGGACCTGTTTCCTTTGGATGCCATTGTTTATCTCACTCCTGACTCTGAGAACG TCCTTGAAGACATCGATCCGGACAAGGTGTACGTGCTGGGAGGGCTGGTGGATGAGAGCATTCACAAG ctgacCCTGCGGCGGGCACGGGAGCAGTCCCTGCAGACAGCCCGACTCCCCATCCGCGAGTACATGGTGAAAGCCCCCAATGCCAGGAACTACCACTCCGAGACACTGGCCATCAACCagg TCTTTGATGTCCTGTCCACCTACTACAACACACGGAGCTGGCCGGCAGCCCTGAGGGCTGGAGTTTCCTCTGGAAAAGGCTATGTGCTACCAGATACAGTGGAACAGGTGGAGACAGCCCAGTGCACCACTGCTGCCcaagaaaatgctttattttgtggtgaggagctgcagaggcaggaagCACCAGCGTGA
- the DCAF10 gene encoding DDB1- and CUL4-associated factor 10 isoform X1, with amino-acid sequence MSKGPGPEPGPGPGLDPGPDPEPPRHSDPADPGPGAPGGLFAWLRGRCLGRGAAVDPARDTFGAMTGLYGAIQPADSVSLSTRTHGAVFNLEYSPDGSVLTVACEQTEVLLFDPISSKHIKTLSEAHEDCVNNIRFLDNRLFATCSDDTTIALWDLRKLNTKVCTLHGHTSWVKNIEYDTNTRLLVTSGFDGNVIIWDTNRCTEDGCPHKKFFHTRFLMRMRLTPDCSKMLISTSSGYLLILHDLDLNKSLEVGSYPILRARRTTSSSDITSSGSSGPRAVGSPCHQNNSGPLSEKTLSRPSQREGGSPRNSLEVLTPEVPGERDRGNCITSLQLHPKGWATLLRCSSNTDDQEWTCVYEFQEGAPVRPVSPRCSLRLTHCIEEANVGRGYIKELCFSPDGRMISSPHGFGIRLLGFDAHCSELVDCLPREASPLREIRSLYSHNDVVLTTKFSPTHCQIASGCLSGRVSLYQPKF; translated from the exons atGAGCAAGGGcccggggccggagccggggccggggccggggctggacCCGGGGCCGGACCCGGAGCCCCCCCGCCACAGCGACCCCGCGGACCCGGGGCCCGGCGCCCCGGGCGGGCTCTTCGCGTGGCTGCGCGGGCGCTGCCtgggccgcggggccgccgtGGACCCGGCGCGGGACACGTTCGGCGCCATGACCGGGCTGTACGGCGCCATCCAGCCCGCGGACTCCGTGTCCCTCAGCACCCGCACCCACGGCGCCGTCTTCAACCTCGAGTACTCGCCCGACGG GTCGGTGCTGACCGTTGCCTGTGAACAGACTGAAGTCCTGCTCTTTGACCCAATATCTTCAAAGCACATCAAGACTCTCTCCGAAGCTCATGAAGACTGTGTAAATAACATCAG gtTCCTGGATAACCGGCTGTTCGCAACGTGCTCTGATGACACGACGATAGCGCTCTGGGACCTGAGGAAGCTGAACACCAAAGTATGTACTCTGCATGGCCACACCAGCTGGGTCAAGAATATTGAGTACGACACCAACACGAGGTTACTGGTGACGTCGGGCTTTGATGGAAACGTCATCATCTGGGATACCAACAG GTGCACAGAGGATGGATGTCCCCACAAGAAGTTTTTTCACACCCGTTTTCTGATGCGAATGAGGCTGACACCAGACTGTTCCAAAATGCTGATCTCCACCTCCTCTGGTTACCTTCTGATTTTGCACGACCTTGACCTAAACAAGTCTTTAGAGGTTGGCAGCTACCCGATTTTAAGAGCCAGGAGGACCACATCGAGCTCAG ACATAACGTCATCAGGCTCCTCTGGCCCTCGAGCTGTGGGCTCACCCTGTCACCAGAACAACTCGGGGCCGCTCTCGGAGAAAACCTTGTCACGGCCCTCCCAGCGAGAAG GGGGATCACCTAGAAATAGCCTTGAGGTGCTAACACCAGAGGTTCCTGGAGAAAGAGATCGCGGAAACTGCATcacatccctgcagctgcacccCAAGGGGTGGGCCACGTTGCTCCGCTGCTCCAGCAACACAGATGACCAGGAG TGGACTTGTGTCTATGAATTCCAGGAAGGAGCCCCGGTGCGCCCCGTCTCTCCGCGCTGCTCCCTGCGCCTGACGCACTGCATCGAGGAGGCCAACGTGGGCCGGGGCTACATCAAGGAGCTCTGCTTCAGCCCCGACGGCCGCATGATCTCGTCCCCGCACGGCTTCGGCATCCGCCTGCTGGGCTTCGACGCGCACTGCAGCGAGCTGGTGGACTGCCTGCCGCGGGAGGCCAGCCCCCTGCGCGAGATCCGCTCTCTCTACTCCCACAACGACGTGGTGCTGACCACCAAGTTCTCACCCACGCACTGTCAGATCGCCTCGGGGTGCCTTAGCGGACGTGTCTCCCTCTACCAGCCAAAGTTCTAG